One window of Quercus robur chromosome 5, dhQueRobu3.1, whole genome shotgun sequence genomic DNA carries:
- the LOC126725555 gene encoding uncharacterized protein LOC126725555 gives MFCLFQWAFLLLVGYALYRLRYEKYRKVTPLKTMNSLCWNCWGIGNLQTVYTLRDYVQRWNPNLVFLSETKSKCRRMEKIKFKLGFTNGLSVSSRGRSGGLALLWSSDTKLEIKSYSNHHIDAIITEADTVLVWKFPGFYGNLKTHLREESWKLLSYFHSQFNLPWFCCGDFNEILSMTEKAGGAQHSQNQMDGFRLIVNHCGFKDLGYCGPDYTWCNMKEGSNRISLRLDRAFATNEWLGHFKDPTVHHLAKSTSDHYILAITDSPPPSRRGKRRFHFEVMWVKREDCHDVIEAAWHSDTLSVTPEGVASNLQKCASVLVSWNQNVVGNIPKKIAEKRKALNSITTIDQQGSKWAKINQLKKEINDLLDSEETIWRQRSKVHWYKEGDKNTKFFHAHASERRKKNSILGLWNEDGVWCESKESITATAIAYFEKIYTTSSPTGINEVTNAIPRRITDEMNSKLTKTFTSEKVLKALQQLYPTKAPEPDVLRRAMEGCIH, from the exons ATGTTTTGCTTGTTTCAATGGGCATTTTTACTCCTGGTTGGATATGCTTTGTATAGACTAAGATATGAAAAATACAGAAAGGTCACACCACTGAAAACAATGAATTCCCTTTGTTGGAACTGTTGGGGAATTGGGAACCTCCAGACAGTTTATACGCTTCGCGATTATGTGCAACGCTGGAATCCTAATTTAGTTTTCCTTTCGGAAACTAAATCAAAATGCAGAcgtatggaaaaaataaaattcaaacttgGTTTTACAAATGGATTATCTGTATCGAGTAGGGGCCGAAGTGGAGGGCTTGCTCTTCTTTGGTCCAGTGACACAAAGCTGGAGATTAAGAGCTATTCTAACCATCACATTGATGCGATAATTACAGAGGCAGACACTGTTCTTGTTTGGAAATTCCCCGGGTTTTATGGAAACCTGAAGACCCACCTCAGGGAAGAATCCTGGAAACTCCTCTCCTATTTTCATAGTCAATTTAATTTACCTTGGTTTTGCtgtggtgattttaatgaaatccTTTCAATGACTGAAAAAGCAGGTGGAGCTCAACATTCCCAAAATCAAATGGATGGCTTTCGTCTAATTGTAAATCACTGTGGCTTTAAGGACCTAGGATACTGTGGCCCAGATTATACTTGGTGTAACATGAAGGAAGGGAGTAATAGGATTTCGCTTCGCCTTGACAGAGCTTTTGCTACTAATGAATGGCTCGGACATTTCAAGGACCCTACTGTTCACCATTTGGCTAAATCCACATCCGACCACTACATTCTTGCCATCACAGACTCTCCTCCTCCATCCCGTAGAGGTAAACGTCGTTTCCATTTCGAAGTTATGTGGGTCAAAAGGGAGGATTGTCATGATGTGATTGAGGCTGCATGGCACTCCGATACTCTCTCTGTCACTCCTGAAGGGGTTGCTTCAAATCTCCAAAAATGTGCAAGTGTGTTGGTAAGCTGGAATCAGAATGTAGTAGGCAATATTCCAAAGAAAATAGCTGAGAAAAGAAAAGCTCTTAACTCCATTACAACTATTGATCAGCAAGGCAGCAAATGGGCTAAAATTAATCAGcttaaaaaggaaataaatgacCTTCTGGACAGTGAGGAGACCATTTGGCGACAACGTAGCAAAGTCCATTGGTATAAGGAAGGTGACAAAAATACGAAATTTTTTCACGCCCATGCTTCggagaggaggaagaagaattCCATTTTGGGGCTTTGGAATGAGGATGGTGTTTGGTGTGAAAGTAAGGAAAGTATCACAGCCACTGCTATAgcttattttgagaaaatctaCACTACATCTTCTCCCACCGGAATCAATGAAGTCACTAATGCAATCCCTAGGCGTATCACAGATGAAATGAACTCTAAGCTCACCAAAACTTTCACAAGTGAGAAAGTCTTGAAGGCACTTCAGCAGCTCTACCCCACCAAAGCACCTGAGCCTGACG TGCTAAGAAGAGCAATGGAAGGGTGCATCCACTAA
- the LOC126727998 gene encoding probable disease resistance protein At5g43730 has translation MPEEEEQKEEAAAAVSTMPISPLPWPESAVSPDTARFSANRAKSKPPTNKVAGWFDEVQKLKEDVSKTLQDVEEQEQNKCLASCCPKNCWRSYKLGNRVSKMLDEVEKLKNKGRFDVVVAKMHNSVSKKPMDETVGLDPKLQIVQRCIDDKSLRIIGLYGIGGVGKTALLERINNLFLSRSHDFDEVILVPVSKQPDVKKIQRTILQKLGLEERLRLVSMGYNALQIYERLEERKFLLLLYDVWERLDLNRVGIPLPNDQNESKVIFTTRSEEVCGLMGTQQNIKVECLKQEEALCLFRMKVGENTFNYDPRIPKLAEVMATECKGLPLALVTVGRAMASRKDPAD, from the exons ATGccggaagaagaagaacaaaaagaagaagcagcagCCGCCGTCTCTACCATGCCGATTTCGCCTCTGCCATGGCCTGAATCGGCCGTTTCGCCCGATACGGCCCGATTCAGCGCGAATCGGGCCAAGTCTAAGCCGC CTACCAACAAAGTGGCTGGCTGGTTTGACGAGGTACAGAAACTGAAAGAAGATGTGAGCAAAACTCTTCAAGATGTTGAGGAACAAGAGCAGAACAAGTGTCTCGCAAGTTGTTGTCCCAAAAACTGTTGGCGAAGCTACAAGCTAGGAAACAGAGTAAGCAAAATGCTCGATGAAGTAGAAAAGCTGAAGAATAAAGGTCGATTCGACGTTGTGGTTGCAAAGATGCATAATTCCGTTAGCAAGAAGCCTATGGATGAGACCGTGGGTTTAGATCCCAAGCTTCAAATCGTCCAGAGATGCATTGATGACAAGAGTCTGAGAATCATTGGCTTATATGGAATTGGGGGTGTCGGAAAGACTGCCCTCCTTGAAAGAATAAACAATCTGTTCTTGAGCCGAAGCCATGATTTTGATGAAGTTATTTTGGTTCCTGTATCAAAACAACCAGACGTGAAAAAAATTCAGAgaacaattttacaaaaattaggTCTCGAAGAAAGACTTCGTTTGGTTTCTATGGGGTATAATGCCTTACAAATATATGAGAGGctagaagagagaaaatttttgttattgttatatgATGTATGGGAACGGCTTGATCTCAACCGTGTAGGAATTCCTCTTCCAAATGATCAGAATGAGTCCAAAGTAATATTTACAACCCGATCAGAGGAAGTTTGTGGCCTTATGGGAACTCAGCAAAATATCAAGGTAGAGTGTTTAAAACAAGAAGAAGCCTTATGTTTGTTTCGGATGAAGGTGGGTGAAAACACTTTTAATTATGATCCACGTATACCGAAGCTTGCAGAAGTTATGGCTACAGAATGCAAAGGCTTGCCGCTAGCTCTGGTCACTGTTGGGCGTGCAATGGCTAGTAGGAAGGATCCAGCTGACTAG